One part of the Diadema setosum chromosome 6, eeDiaSeto1, whole genome shotgun sequence genome encodes these proteins:
- the LOC140229681 gene encoding uncharacterized protein, with amino-acid sequence MTPQPEKCKIMHVSFLRNASAPPVIIPESTALEAVPALRLLGVTIQANLKWDAQVNHMISQASRRLYILTMLKSFGVSRGDLVFVYTTYIRPLMEFCAPVWGSSITAHQSTRIESVQKRALRMIASPEKHNYDELLVLYDIPTLESRRTDLILSFGKSLLLSDRHRGLLTSSRQSVSRTGLRNGHKLTLPKIRTKRYAPSSIPAIVDLLNSL; translated from the coding sequence ATGACGCCCCAACCTGAGAAATGCAAGATCATGCATGTTAGCTTCCTACGCAATGCTTCAGCTCCGCCTGTTATCATCCCTGAAAGCACAGCACTGGAAGCAGTACCTGCCCTTCGTCTGCTTGGTGTGACGATACAAGCCAACCTGAAGTGGGATGCTCAGGTTAATCACATGATCTCACAAGCATCTCGCCGCCTGTACATTCTTACCATGCTGAAATCATTCGGAGTTTCTCGTGGTGATTTGGTGTTCGTCTACACAACATACATTCGCCCCTTGATGGAATTCTGTGCTCCAGTCTGGGGAAGCAGCATCACCGCACATCAGTCAACCAGAATCGAGAGTGTTCAAAAGCGGGCTCTTCGCATGATCGCCTCTCCTgagaaacataattatgatgaacTCTTAGTGTTGTATGACATCCCAACCCTGGAGTCTCGTCGAACAGACCTCATCCTGAGCTTTGGAAAATCCCTGTTGCTCTCTGACAGACATAGAGGTCTGCTTACCTCAAGTAGACAATCTGTATCTCGAACCGGACTCAGAAATGGTCACAAATTAACACTGCCAAAAATCAGAACAAAAAGGTACGCACCATCAAGCATCCCAGCAATTGTGGACCTCTTGAATTCTCTGTAA